One Camelina sativa cultivar DH55 chromosome 3, Cs, whole genome shotgun sequence genomic window carries:
- the LOC104779273 gene encoding pentatricopeptide repeat-containing protein At1g50270-like codes for MLVCEEMLESGVVPNEKTLSCVLSACAHVGELHRGRRVHCYIIKNSIGVNTTVGTTLIDLYAKCGCLEEAILVFERLPDKNVYAWAAMISGLAAHGYGKDAVDLFQTMLRRHVSPNEVTFIAVLSACAHGGLVEEGQRLFMSMKERFILEPNVDHYACMVDLFGRNGFARRGKDFDREDANGANKCAFDDKKRLKSDDLYKTLDNFRVQMRLSDELEDLTAQS; via the exons ATGTTAGTTTGCGAGGAGATGTTAGAGAGTGGTGTTGTGCCTAACGAGAAGACTCTAAGCTGTGTTCTTTCGGCGTGTGCTCACGTAGGGGAACTTCACCGAGGAAGAAGAGTGCATTGTTATATTATTAAGAATTCGATTGGGGTAAACACTACAGTGGGAACAACGTTGATTGATCTTTATGCCAAGTGCGGGTGTTTAGAAGAAGCTATATTGGTTTTCGAGAGACTTCCTGACAAAAATGTGTATGCTTGGGCCGCGATGATCAGTGGACTTGCAGCGCACGGATATGGAAAAGATGCAGTTGATCTCTTTCAGACCATGTTAAGGAGACATGTTTCACCGAATGAAGTTACTTTCATCGCTGTGTTAAGCGCCTGTGCTCATGGAGGCCTTGTAGAAGAAGGTCAAAGGCTTTTCATGAGCATGAAAGAAAGGTTCATTTTGGAGCCAAATGTGGATCACTATGCGTGTATGGTTGATTTATTTGGAAGAAATGGATTTGCTAGAAGAGGCAAAGACTTTGATAGAGAAGATGCCAATGGAGCCAACAAATGTG CTTTCGACGATAAAAAGCGCCTCAAGTCTGATGATTTGTACAAGACACTCGACAACTTTAGGGTGCAAATGAGATTGTCTGATGAATTGGAAGATTTGACTGCTCAATCTTGA
- the LOC104777960 gene encoding transcription initiation factor TFIID subunit 15 isoform X1: MAGYSNKGAPTNGSVYVSNLPLGTDENMLAEYFGTIGLLKRDKRTGTPKVWLYRDKETDEPKGDATVTYEDPHAALAAVEWFNNKDFHGSTIGVFMAESKNNKIAGDSVEFLGFDEGAAMESNGGAGRGRGQADSSAKPWQQDGDWMCPNTSCTNVNFAFRGVCNRCGTARPAGASGGSMGAGGRGRGRGGGADGGPPGKQPSGAPTGLFGPNDWACPMCGNVNWAKRLKCNICNTNKPGQNEGGVRGGRGGGYKELDEQELEETKRRRREAEEDDGEMYDEFGNLKKKYRVKMHQADTRPAVAAGRAGWEVEELGIDKDGRERSRDRQRDRGRDHHYDKDRRRSRSRSRDRERGKERDYDYDHDRDRDRDYGRERGSRYRN; encoded by the exons ATGGCTGGATACTCAAACAAAGGAGCTCCTACTAATGGATCAGTCTACGTCTCCAATCTCCCTTTAGGAACCGACGAGAATATGCTGGCTGAATATTTTGGAACCATTGGGTTGCTTAAG AGAGACAAACGAACTGGTACTCCGAAGGTATGGCTGTACCGAGACAAAGAGACTGATGAGCCCAAGGGGGATGCTACTGTTACCTATGAGGATCCGCATGCTGCTCTTGCTGCTGTTGAATGGTTCAATAACAAAGATTTCCATGGAAGCACCATTGGAGTTTTTATGGCTGAGTCCAAGAACAACAAAATTGCTGGTGATTCAGTTGAGTTTCTTGGATTTGATGAAGGTGCTGCTATGGAAAGTAATGGAGGTGCTGGAAGGGGGAGAGGTCAGGCTGATTCGTCGGCCAAGCCATGGCAGCAAGATGGCGACTGGATGTGCCCTAATACAAG TTGTACAAATGTGAATTTTGCGTTCCGTGGGGTTTGTAACCGCTGCGGAACTGCCCGACCAGCTGGTGCATCTGGTGGCAGTATGGGGGCTGGTGGTCGTGGAAGGGGTCGAGGTGGTGGCGCTGATGGTGGGCCACCTGGGAAGCAGCCCAGTGGTGCTCCTACTGGTCTTTTTGGTCCAAATGATTGGGCTTGTCCAAT GTGTGGCAATGTCAACTGGGCTAAACGTTTAAAATGTAATATCTGCAACACCAATAAACCTGGTCAGAATGAAGGTGGTGTGAG GGGAGGTCGTGGTGGTGGTTACAAGGAATTGGATGAACAAGAATTAGAGGAAACAAAGAGGCGCAGGCGTGAGGCTGAAGAA GATGATGGTGAAATGTATGATGAGTTTGGGAATCTCAAGAAGAAGTACCGTGTTAAAATGCACCAAGCTGACACCAGACCTGCTGTTGCTGCTGGTCGTGCAGGGTGGGAAGTCGAGGAACTAG GTATTGATAAagatggaagagagagaagcagagacAGGCAAAGAGACCGTGGTAGAGATCATCACTATGATAAGGATAGacgcagaagcagaagcagaagtcGAGATAGGGAAAGAGGCAAGGAGCGTGACTATGACTATGACCATGATCGggacagagacagagactacGGTCGTGAACGTGGAAGCAGGTACCGTAACTGA
- the LOC104777959 gene encoding BTB/POZ domain-containing protein At1g50280-like → MSPLHDLKINLNGQYIFFLNQDVISEYSGSLRKMIKQSKKKRNKKKKSPEIITIELDDFPGGPDGFELVSRFCYNNGDTSIIDVSNVSTLYCCSVYLGMTEKFCLSNLFLQTDKFLDEVFYGSWNDIVMCLKNCEQVFLQADSYGLVDKLIFAALTKISRNSETFSSSSLSSFASSLSPEMAKNTPESDSRYISQSVSCGRSNEWWFEDMSNLSPQIILKLVMIIGAYKTNIISSVLTRFLLHYLKTKLQTKSISTTELMRNKLEYSDLADIAVKGVISAGKNAFSCRKLFWVLRVLSSFSLSRESRTGLETLIGEMLEQATLDDLLISAGGSREGGFYDVDLVIRLLKVFVKNMEEEEEESSEKNMKDIGKLIDKYLREISPDQNLKVSKFLGVAESLPDSARECFDGVYRAIDIYLQSHPNLTSQDRAKICRCLNYKKLTMGTCKQLARNPKIPPEISIEALKSRCENQQQTTSDVKVVNKSFSCRYSEEKKKPVLLHLEISDKLADRLKTRGAYNWRVMDSFREGL, encoded by the exons ATGTCTCCTCTCCACGATCTTAAGATCAATCTCAATGGACAATACATATTCTTCCTCAATCAG gatgTAATTTCAGAGTACTCTGGAAGCTTGAGGAAGATgataaaacagagcaagaagaagagaaacaagaaaaagaaatctcCAGAGATCATCACTATCGAGCTTGATGATTTTCCAGGTGGACCAGATGGGTTTGAGCTGGTTTCAAGGTTCTGTTACAACAACGGAGATACCTCAATCATTGATGTCTCGAATGTCTCGACTTTGTACTGCTGCTCTGTTTATCTTGGCATGACGGAGAAGTTCTGTCTCTCTAATCTCTTCCTTCAGACCGACAAGTTTCTAGACGAAGTGTTCTATGGGTCTTGGAACGACATCGTCATGTGTCTCAAGAACTGCGAGCAAGTGTTCCTCCAAGCAGATTCCTATGGTCTCGTTGATAAGCTAATCTTTGCAGCTTTGACCAAAATCTCTCGGAACTCAgaaacgttttcttcttcttcactctcttccttcgcctcttctctttctcctgaGATGGCGAAAAACACGCCGGAATCAGACAGTAGGTATATTTCGCAATCTGTTTCTTGCGGAAGAAGTAACGAGTGGTGGTTCGAAGATATGTCAAATCTCTCCCCGCAGATCATCTTAAAGCTAGTTATGATCATTGGAGCTTACAAAACCAACATAATAAGCTCAGTCCTAACGAGATTTCTCCTCCATTATCTCAAGACAAAACTCCAAACCAAATCAATAAGTACCACAGAGCTTATGAGGAACAAACTCGAGTACTCCGATTTAGCTGACATAGCGGTTAAAGGAGTGATTTCCGCAGGGAAAAACGCGTTTTCTTGCAGGAAACTCTTCTGGGTTCTTCGAGTTTTATCAAGTTTTAGCCTAAGTAGAGAGTCAAGAACCGGTTTAGAAACCCTAATTGGAGAAATGTTGGAACAAGCAACACTTGATGATCTTCTGATATCTGCAGGAGGAAGCAGAGAGGGTGGTTTCTATGATGTGGATCTTGTGATAAGATTATTAAAAGTGTTTGTGAAGaacatggaagaagaagaagaagaatcaagtgAGAAGAATATGAAAGATATTGGGAAACTGATTGATAAGTACTTAAGAGAGATATCTCCAGATCAGAATTTGAAAGTCTCCAAGTTTCTTGGTGTTGCAGAGAGCTTGCCAGATTCAGCTAGAGAATGCTTTGATGGAGTTTACAGAGCCATTGACATCTATCTACAg TCTCATCCGAATCTGACATCCCAAGATCGGGCAAAGATATGCCGATGTCTAAATTACAAGAAACTAACAATGGGGACGTGCAAACAGCTCGCCAGAAACCCTAAGATCCCTCCAGAAATCTCCATTGAAGCACTCAAGTCCAGGTGTGAGAATCAACAACAGACAACTTCAGATGTTAAAGTTGTAAACAAGAGTTTCTCATGTAGATattcagaagagaagaagaagcctgtACTATTGCATCTCGAGATATCAGATAAATTAGCGGATAGGTTGAAGACTAGAGGAGCATATAATTGGAGGGTCATGGATAGTTTCAGAGAAGGCTTATGA
- the LOC104777960 gene encoding transcription initiation factor TFIID subunit 15 isoform X2, with translation MAESKNNKIAGDSVEFLGFDEGAAMESNGGAGRGRGQADSSAKPWQQDGDWMCPNTSCTNVNFAFRGVCNRCGTARPAGASGGSMGAGGRGRGRGGGADGGPPGKQPSGAPTGLFGPNDWACPMCGNVNWAKRLKCNICNTNKPGQNEGGVRGGRGGGYKELDEQELEETKRRRREAEEDDGEMYDEFGNLKKKYRVKMHQADTRPAVAAGRAGWEVEELGIDKDGRERSRDRQRDRGRDHHYDKDRRRSRSRSRDRERGKERDYDYDHDRDRDRDYGRERGSRYRN, from the exons ATGGCTGAGTCCAAGAACAACAAAATTGCTGGTGATTCAGTTGAGTTTCTTGGATTTGATGAAGGTGCTGCTATGGAAAGTAATGGAGGTGCTGGAAGGGGGAGAGGTCAGGCTGATTCGTCGGCCAAGCCATGGCAGCAAGATGGCGACTGGATGTGCCCTAATACAAG TTGTACAAATGTGAATTTTGCGTTCCGTGGGGTTTGTAACCGCTGCGGAACTGCCCGACCAGCTGGTGCATCTGGTGGCAGTATGGGGGCTGGTGGTCGTGGAAGGGGTCGAGGTGGTGGCGCTGATGGTGGGCCACCTGGGAAGCAGCCCAGTGGTGCTCCTACTGGTCTTTTTGGTCCAAATGATTGGGCTTGTCCAAT GTGTGGCAATGTCAACTGGGCTAAACGTTTAAAATGTAATATCTGCAACACCAATAAACCTGGTCAGAATGAAGGTGGTGTGAG GGGAGGTCGTGGTGGTGGTTACAAGGAATTGGATGAACAAGAATTAGAGGAAACAAAGAGGCGCAGGCGTGAGGCTGAAGAA GATGATGGTGAAATGTATGATGAGTTTGGGAATCTCAAGAAGAAGTACCGTGTTAAAATGCACCAAGCTGACACCAGACCTGCTGTTGCTGCTGGTCGTGCAGGGTGGGAAGTCGAGGAACTAG GTATTGATAAagatggaagagagagaagcagagacAGGCAAAGAGACCGTGGTAGAGATCATCACTATGATAAGGATAGacgcagaagcagaagcagaagtcGAGATAGGGAAAGAGGCAAGGAGCGTGACTATGACTATGACCATGATCGggacagagacagagactacGGTCGTGAACGTGGAAGCAGGTACCGTAACTGA